The following are encoded together in the Halofilum ochraceum genome:
- a CDS encoding relaxase/mobilization nuclease domain-containing protein, translating into MIIKSSCRDSRGLGAHLEAEENEIARLTQTEGVLSLDTESAVTELVEQGAGSRTRSPLVHASISPQRPMTDEQWERAWDEWERARGLQGQAFVEVEHRKKGRSHRHRVYSRVDLERQSVIKQSHEKRINERVARSLEIEFEHDLVPGRHNRAVQRWAEENGRPDLAAGVAAAADRPRPRAQLSHNDWQQQERTGVDLEAVTDAAFDAWRRSDSLDALESALGEHGLALAAGRKTAQLVDQAGECHDLRRTLTKRDRGIRAADVKSRAPMDQLAPVHEVSESQRAAGRTPAAAHADVVQGPDGQPVNVTQTEQTPADPVAAEETSTPGRADRVLGRPMGSDDEAAELQSRLDEIDQELERVPAPPDREQVRADATAHAQRECRIRLKSTGEDTTLDELDDHAADLRSKATKAREGAEDMPRWRFIERIRASRRARAAELRADRAEQKAVKAREFVEQTPELWKSDVDDALARHDERVERRQRLEHEHERDELAQRVECLKSDPRAEHLHDMQARDRLSPGPDDDEPDTGPRM; encoded by the coding sequence ATGATTATCAAGTCCAGTTGTCGCGACTCCCGGGGTCTCGGCGCTCACCTTGAGGCCGAGGAAAACGAGATCGCACGCCTGACACAGACCGAAGGTGTTTTGAGTCTCGATACCGAGTCGGCCGTGACCGAGCTCGTGGAGCAGGGTGCCGGCAGCCGGACGCGCTCACCGCTCGTACACGCGTCGATATCCCCCCAGCGACCGATGACAGATGAGCAGTGGGAGCGCGCCTGGGATGAGTGGGAGCGCGCGCGCGGGCTTCAGGGACAGGCCTTCGTCGAGGTGGAGCATCGCAAAAAAGGCCGGTCGCACCGGCACCGGGTCTACTCCCGCGTCGACCTCGAGCGCCAGTCCGTCATCAAGCAGTCGCACGAGAAGCGCATCAACGAGAGGGTGGCCAGGAGCCTCGAGATCGAGTTCGAACATGATCTCGTGCCTGGTCGACACAACCGCGCGGTTCAACGCTGGGCGGAGGAAAACGGCCGGCCTGATCTCGCCGCCGGCGTCGCTGCGGCCGCGGACCGCCCGCGGCCGCGGGCGCAGCTCAGCCACAACGACTGGCAACAACAGGAAAGAACCGGCGTCGACCTAGAGGCCGTTACAGATGCGGCGTTCGACGCCTGGCGTCGGTCCGACTCGCTTGATGCACTCGAGTCAGCCTTGGGCGAGCACGGTCTCGCGCTCGCGGCCGGGCGCAAGACGGCACAGCTGGTCGACCAGGCGGGCGAGTGCCATGACCTGCGGCGGACGCTCACAAAAAGGGATCGCGGTATCCGCGCCGCGGACGTCAAGTCGCGTGCACCGATGGATCAGCTGGCCCCAGTGCACGAGGTTTCCGAGTCCCAGCGAGCCGCCGGCAGGACGCCGGCGGCCGCCCATGCCGATGTTGTCCAGGGACCGGACGGCCAACCGGTGAATGTGACACAGACCGAGCAGACCCCGGCCGACCCAGTCGCGGCCGAGGAGACTTCCACCCCGGGGCGGGCTGATCGTGTCCTTGGCCGACCAATGGGCTCGGATGACGAGGCGGCCGAGCTCCAGTCGCGGCTGGACGAGATCGACCAGGAGCTCGAGCGCGTGCCCGCGCCGCCTGATCGCGAGCAGGTGCGGGCAGACGCGACCGCGCATGCACAGAGAGAGTGCCGGATCCGGCTCAAGTCCACGGGCGAGGACACGACGCTCGATGAGCTCGATGACCACGCTGCGGACCTGCGTTCGAAAGCGACGAAGGCGCGTGAGGGCGCGGAGGATATGCCGCGCTGGCGCTTTATCGAGCGGATCCGTGCGAGTCGCCGCGCACGGGCCGCAGAGCTCAGGGCCGATCGCGCGGAGCAGAAAGCAGTGAAAGCGCGTGAGTTCGTTGAGCAGACACCGGAGCTCTGGAAGTCGGACGTCGACGACGCGCTCGCGCGACACGACGAGCGCGTCGAGCGGCGGCAGCGGCTCGAGCACGAGCACGAGCGCGACGAGCTCGCGCAGCGGGTTGAGTGCCTCAAGTCGGATCCGAGGGCTGAGCACCTGCATGACATGCAGGCGAGGGATCGGCTTTCACCCGGCCCCGACGACGATGAACCTGATACCGGGCCTAGGATGTAG
- a CDS encoding RES family NAD+ phosphorylase gives MRVYRICRREHAQDRTGEGARLAGGRWNHKGERALYYAEHPALCALEIMVHKRIDPDVAPTDFVLATADVPGDSIHRIEQMVHEPAETGSRWLASDRSLLLDVPSVLLPCSRNIVINPAHPRMAEVSIEIVASVPFDTRLAE, from the coding sequence ATGCGGGTCTACCGGATCTGCCGCCGCGAGCACGCGCAGGACCGGACGGGCGAAGGCGCCCGGCTGGCCGGCGGCCGGTGGAACCACAAGGGCGAGCGGGCGCTGTACTACGCCGAGCACCCGGCTCTGTGCGCACTCGAGATTATGGTCCACAAACGCATCGATCCCGATGTCGCCCCGACCGACTTTGTGCTGGCCACCGCTGACGTACCCGGCGACAGTATCCACCGGATCGAGCAGATGGTGCATGAGCCCGCGGAAACGGGCTCACGCTGGCTGGCGAGCGACCGGAGCCTGCTGCTGGATGTCCCATCCGTACTGCTGCCCTGCTCGCGCAATATCGTCATCAACCCGGCTCATCCGCGCATGGCCGAGGTATCGATCGAGATCGTGGCCTCGGTACCATTCGATACGCGCCTTGCGGAGTGA
- a CDS encoding replication initiation protein yields MIRTTAHAVRQRYIQHNPPHLICWLIFDLDHRNAFHQWSDAGLPPPAWIALNKDDDAEVDSDGIPYMPGHVAYGIRAPVARSDAARTQPIRYAAAIEHAYRVRLQSDEGYAGLITKNPLHQDWDVWTPANSDGIYELAELAEGVPHLPSAKELQEQNKGKTHGLGRNCRLFDDLRGWAYREIRKYWRPGGVNAWHEAVLRKAERLNNFPEPLPFSEVKATAKSVAKWTWRNLTPQGLEDLIARTHTPELQSARGQQKGKKKRDAHIEQVLQMKAQGYSHRQIGLAVDVRHQTIGNWLKSEGG; encoded by the coding sequence ATGATCCGAACGACGGCTCACGCGGTGCGTCAGCGCTATATCCAGCACAACCCGCCACACCTGATTTGCTGGCTCATTTTCGACCTCGATCACCGAAACGCCTTCCATCAGTGGTCCGACGCGGGTTTGCCGCCTCCGGCATGGATCGCGCTCAACAAAGACGACGACGCCGAGGTCGACAGCGACGGCATCCCGTACATGCCGGGGCACGTTGCTTATGGTATCCGTGCCCCGGTCGCGCGCTCTGACGCGGCGCGCACCCAGCCGATCCGCTACGCGGCGGCTATCGAGCACGCGTATCGCGTCCGGCTGCAGAGTGATGAAGGGTACGCGGGCCTTATCACCAAGAACCCACTACACCAGGACTGGGATGTCTGGACGCCCGCGAATAGCGACGGCATCTATGAGCTCGCCGAGCTCGCCGAGGGGGTTCCCCATTTACCCAGCGCGAAAGAGCTTCAGGAGCAGAACAAAGGGAAGACCCACGGGCTCGGCCGGAACTGCCGGCTGTTCGACGATCTCCGGGGTTGGGCCTACCGCGAGATCCGCAAGTATTGGCGACCCGGCGGCGTGAATGCCTGGCATGAAGCGGTGTTGCGCAAAGCCGAGCGTCTGAACAATTTCCCCGAGCCGCTGCCTTTCAGCGAGGTCAAAGCGACCGCAAAGAGCGTCGCGAAATGGACGTGGCGCAATCTGACGCCGCAGGGCCTCGAGGACCTGATCGCGCGCACCCACACCCCTGAGCTGCAATCGGCCCGAGGCCAGCAAAAGGGCAAGAAGAAACGCGATGCCCACATCGAGCAAGTGCTGCAGATGAAGGCTCAGGGCTACTCCCACCGGCAGATCGGACTCGCCGTCGATGTGCGCCACCAAACGATCGGAAACTGGCTCAAAAGCGAGGGTGGTTAA
- a CDS encoding thermonuclease family protein, with protein sequence MRANYAATLACILALTACGGSGSGGSGSGGSGSDGLLENPRTFDTSAFTSARVTKIVDGDTVDVSIDGDADTVRLVGVDTPETSGSNTPSEYDNALTEAHLREWGNRAADWLGQVIPEGAHIFLEFDSNEGRRGSFGRLLAYIYTEDGVLIGRQLLKQGYARAYTEGDAIRESIYSSLEQRARDQCEGLWGPLCEGDGAEYSCSSSPNCGQIGSCQEARFRLTQCGQESLDGDNDGVPCESICE encoded by the coding sequence ATGAGAGCCAACTACGCGGCAACACTAGCCTGCATCCTTGCCCTGACGGCGTGTGGCGGCTCGGGGTCCGGCGGCTCGGGGTCGGGTGGCTCGGGTTCCGACGGGCTGCTCGAGAATCCTCGGACGTTCGACACGTCGGCCTTCACTAGCGCACGAGTGACCAAGATTGTCGACGGGGACACGGTCGACGTCTCGATAGACGGTGATGCCGATACCGTCCGGCTGGTAGGCGTCGACACCCCCGAGACGAGCGGCTCGAACACCCCCTCTGAGTACGACAACGCGCTCACTGAAGCCCATCTCCGGGAATGGGGGAATCGAGCGGCCGACTGGCTGGGGCAAGTGATCCCCGAAGGGGCGCACATATTCCTTGAATTCGACTCGAACGAAGGGCGGCGCGGGTCCTTCGGCAGGTTGCTCGCCTACATTTACACAGAAGACGGCGTGCTCATTGGCCGACAGCTCCTTAAACAAGGCTATGCTAGGGCCTACACAGAAGGCGACGCTATTCGTGAGTCGATTTACAGCTCCTTAGAGCAGAGGGCCAGGGACCAGTGCGAGGGTTTGTGGGGGCCATTATGCGAAGGGGACGGCGCGGAATACTCGTGCTCTTCCTCCCCGAATTGTGGGCAGATCGGGAGTTGCCAAGAGGCCCGATTCCGGCTCACTCAGTGCGGACAAGAATCGCTCGACGGGGACAACGACGGCGTACCCTGTGAATCGATCTGCGAGTAA
- a CDS encoding plasmid mobilization protein, whose protein sequence is MADKSERLTLRLSPADAAAVRAAAEEDGCSVSECVRARVASRRPRPRRSASESERAELARLRGELGKLGSNLNQIARVANETGRVDWSTLAGLREQFESLASEISDALPDRS, encoded by the coding sequence GTGGCGGATAAATCGGAGCGCCTCACATTGAGATTGTCGCCGGCCGACGCCGCGGCCGTGCGCGCAGCCGCGGAGGAAGACGGGTGCAGCGTTAGTGAGTGCGTGCGCGCGAGGGTCGCGAGCCGGCGGCCGCGGCCGCGTCGCAGCGCCAGCGAATCGGAGCGCGCGGAGCTCGCGCGGCTGCGTGGTGAGCTGGGGAAGCTCGGGAGCAATCTGAACCAGATCGCCCGCGTTGCGAATGAAACCGGCCGCGTTGATTGGTCTACGTTGGCAGGGCTGCGCGAGCAGTTCGAGTCACTTGCTTCCGAGATCAGCGACGCGCTCCCGGATCGGTCATGA
- the parS gene encoding type II RES/Xre toxin-antitoxin system antitoxin, with product MTSSESGSVENSTQREREQWLAFYLGTDDSTPRKGPKAPQVRVRWSSMKGASLAAFVEAGLSVDTAESLRQRTHMTVKGFGRFIPRSTLQSKRKSDQRLSTEQSDRIMRIAEVYAHAATVFGDSDRAERWMKRTNPQMPDERTPEEMLEHSYGARLVDEVLTQLEHGVPA from the coding sequence ATGACATCCAGTGAAAGCGGATCCGTGGAAAACTCCACCCAGCGCGAGCGCGAGCAGTGGCTGGCGTTCTATCTCGGCACCGATGACTCCACGCCGAGAAAGGGCCCAAAGGCGCCACAGGTTCGAGTGCGCTGGTCCTCGATGAAGGGGGCGTCCTTGGCCGCGTTCGTGGAGGCGGGATTGTCGGTCGACACGGCGGAATCGTTGCGCCAGCGCACCCACATGACCGTCAAGGGGTTCGGGCGTTTTATCCCCCGCAGTACGCTCCAGTCCAAACGCAAGAGCGACCAGAGGCTCTCGACCGAGCAGTCCGATCGCATCATGCGCATCGCCGAGGTCTATGCACACGCGGCCACCGTGTTCGGCGACAGCGATCGCGCCGAGCGGTGGATGAAGCGGACCAACCCCCAGATGCCGGATGAGCGCACACCCGAGGAGATGCTGGAACACTCCTACGGAGCGCGGCTCGTCGATGAGGTCCTGACGCAGCTCGAGCATGGCGTTCCGGCATAG